The sequence below is a genomic window from Nostoc flagelliforme CCNUN1.
TAATCCAGCAAGGACATCTAAACACCTACTTACCGGCAGAAAAATTAGCCAGTTTACTAAATGGGATGATCTTGGGATATGCCGTAATTGAGTTCACTAGCGAATTTCACGAACTTTGGGAGGATCGGGATGATTTTCTGGAAAATTTGGTGGAATTGTTTTTACATGGAGCGATGTCATCTTCAGCAGAATCAGCAATAAACTCTTTACAAGGAGGGTTTATTACCACAGAAGTAGCTGATTTGCCTGCTAGTTTAGTTCACGAAATTCTGCAACAAGCCAGAAAATGGGGAGTACGAGATTATGCCTTGGCTTATGTGTTATTTGGGGCTGGGTTATCCGCCACAGAAATAATTAGCTTGGAGCGATCGCACCAAATCTACGATACTCAAGGGCACTTTCTGCAAATCACAATTCCAGGATTTGTCCGTCAAGTACCTGTGAATCAGTGGATTTTAGGCAAACGCTACGGTTCTTTTACTAATAATCCTTTAATTAAATGGCTCAAAAGCCGTAAAGATGCTCAAACAGCCATGTTTTTGAATGAAACAGGCACACCCATCTCAGAATCAGAGTTTGAGACACGTTGGCAAGTATGGAGTAATGGGCTGTTAACTCCCCAAGGACAAACGCCAGTGATTACTCAGGCACAACAAACCTGGCGTGTAGAAATGTTAATGCGGGGGATCAGCTTGGAAAACTTAATTATTTTAACAGGTTGCGATCGCACCCAATTACAACCCTATGTCCGCCGAGCCAAAGAAAAAGCCGCCCTAGAGCAAGCGACTCGTTTGGATCACAAACCGGGATAAAAATGGGAAGATTAGCTGTACTCTCATACTATTTCACTAAATTATTGATACAAATTACTTCCCCTGCCTCCCCTGCCTCCCCTGCCTGCCATCTGTATCAGTCTTAAAGTTAAACGGTATCAGATGGGGATTGGGTGTTGCTCGAACGGCGTGATAATTTCTTGCGTGACTTGCCTCCTGCCTGGACATATTGCAAACTGTCTTTGCCATAATGGGTTGCCACACTCATTAACATCTTTTCAGAATAGCCGCCCAATTCTTGTTCAATTAGAGAGAGGCGACCTGCCATTTCATCTATGCTAGAGAGTAAAGTGTTGTAGGTAGATAGCTGGGTTTGCAAGGTTTGGATGCGGCTGTCGTAGTCTGTTAAATTTAATCCGTTGCCAAATTCTAGCGTCGGGCTAATCGATCGCATTCCTGCAATTCGA
It includes:
- a CDS encoding TetR family transcriptional regulator; this encodes MSSQLVSTRQRLIQAALELFSAHGVSATTTRQIAEKAEVNEVTLFRNFGNKHGLLLAVLEESAAFKDLGESLVRRATPPGNVYQALKDYASDSLHALERVPEFVRSVVGEADQFPAENRRALGRGVTEANRYVAQYLATVIQQGHLNTYLPAEKLASLLNGMILGYAVIEFTSEFHELWEDRDDFLENLVELFLHGAMSSSAESAINSLQGGFITTEVADLPASLVHEILQQARKWGVRDYALAYVLFGAGLSATEIISLERSHQIYDTQGHFLQITIPGFVRQVPVNQWILGKRYGSFTNNPLIKWLKSRKDAQTAMFLNETGTPISESEFETRWQVWSNGLLTPQGQTPVITQAQQTWRVEMLMRGISLENLIILTGCDRTQLQPYVRRAKEKAALEQATRLDHKPG